The Bacteroidota bacterium DNA window TTTCCGGATCGCCCTGGCTTTGCTCCATTTCCCGGGGGCAGTTTTCATGGGCAATGATCTGCATATCGGAGAATACCTGGTTGCCGCCCGTGTGATCATGATGCGAGTGCGTGTTGATCAGACAGGCGAAATCATTCCCGGAAAACTCTTTTTCGATGGTTTCTCTGAATTTTGCCGTGAGCTGGTTTGAAATACCGGCATCAATAACTACAATCCCTTGTTGTGAGGAGATTGCTGTCACGGCATCATAGCCAAAAGTAAGCAGGATGGTTTTCTCATTGAGCTTCCTGGATTCAATAAAGGAAGCATAATCGATTTGGGCTTGTGCGGTATGACCTGGAATGAGTGCCATCCAGATCAGGGTTACAATCATTTGGGCAGGGATTCTGTTCATTGCATAGATGTTTAATGGTTAGACTGATTTTTCAGGATTCCTGCGGCCGGTTCATTGTTCAAAAGTATTGAATTTTATAAAATGGTCGGTAGTGCTGAAATTTTGAATAATATTGTTCAGCTGTTTTTATCAGGATAAGCCAAATATATTAAATCATATACCTTTTCAATGACTGCACAATTTTCAGATGGTTT harbors:
- a CDS encoding MBL fold metallo-hydrolase; the encoded protein is MNRIPAQMIVTLIWMALIPGHTAQAQIDYASFIESRKLNEKTILLTFGYDAVTAISSQQGIVVIDAGISNQLTAKFRETIEKEFSGNDFACLINTHSHHDHTGGNQVFSDMQIIAHENCPREMEQSQGDPEKVRQNLLKIVEEYETELDTLDYGSEEWKRVYYQKMRYQL